One genomic segment of Roseovarius carneus includes these proteins:
- the ccrA gene encoding crotonyl-CoA carboxylase/reductase: protein MALDTENGIAPYDAPEKELYDIGEMPPLGFVPPKMHAWVIRRERHGDPDKAMELEVIDTPTLDSHDVLVLVMAAGVNYNGVWACLGQPGSVFDVHKAPYAVVGSDAAGVVWAVGDKVKRWKVGDEVVIHCNQDDGDDEECNGGDPMFSPSQRIWGYETPGGSFGQFTAVQSQQLMPRPKHLTWEESACYTLTLATAYRMLFGHEPHDLKPGQNVLVWGASGGIGSFAIQLINTAGANAIGVISDEDKRDFVMELGAKGVINRKDFSCWGQMPTVNTDEYVEWFKEARRFGKAIWETTGKGVNVDMVFEHPGEATFPVSTFVVKRGGMVVICAGTSGYNCTFDVRHMWSHQKRLQGSHFAHLKQAAAANKLMLERRIDPCMSEVFTWADLPQAHMKMLHNEHKPGNMAVLVQAPKTGLRTVEDVLDAR, encoded by the coding sequence ATGGCTCTGGATACGGAAAACGGCATTGCGCCCTACGACGCCCCGGAAAAGGAGCTTTATGACATCGGCGAGATGCCCCCGCTGGGCTTTGTGCCGCCCAAGATGCACGCATGGGTGATCCGCCGCGAGCGGCACGGCGACCCCGACAAGGCGATGGAGCTTGAGGTGATCGACACGCCCACGCTCGACAGCCACGATGTGTTGGTTCTCGTGATGGCGGCGGGCGTGAATTACAACGGTGTCTGGGCGTGCCTCGGGCAGCCCGGCTCGGTGTTTGATGTCCACAAGGCGCCTTATGCGGTCGTCGGATCGGACGCGGCGGGCGTGGTCTGGGCTGTGGGCGACAAGGTGAAGCGGTGGAAAGTGGGCGACGAGGTCGTTATCCATTGCAACCAAGACGATGGCGACGATGAGGAGTGCAATGGCGGCGATCCGATGTTCTCCCCCAGCCAACGGATCTGGGGGTATGAGACGCCCGGCGGGTCCTTCGGGCAGTTCACCGCCGTGCAATCGCAGCAGCTCATGCCGCGCCCCAAGCACCTCACATGGGAAGAGAGCGCGTGCTACACGCTGACGCTGGCCACCGCTTACCGGATGCTTTTTGGCCACGAGCCACATGACCTCAAACCCGGCCAGAACGTGCTGGTCTGGGGCGCGTCGGGCGGCATTGGCTCGTTCGCGATTCAGCTGATCAACACCGCAGGCGCCAACGCGATTGGCGTGATCTCGGACGAAGATAAACGCGACTTCGTGATGGAACTGGGCGCGAAGGGCGTGATCAACCGCAAGGATTTTTCCTGCTGGGGTCAAATGCCGACGGTGAACACCGATGAATATGTCGAATGGTTCAAAGAGGCGCGCCGTTTTGGCAAGGCGATCTGGGAGACCACGGGCAAAGGCGTGAATGTCGACATGGTGTTCGAGCATCCCGGCGAGGCCACATTCCCGGTCTCCACATTCGTGGTGAAGCGCGGTGGCATGGTCGTGATCTGCGCGGGTACGTCGGGCTACAACTGCACCTTCGATGTGCGCCATATGTGGAGCCACCAGAAGCGGCTTCAGGGCTCGCACTTTGCGCATCTGAAACAGGCGGCAGCGGCGAACAAGCTGATGCTGGAGCGGCGGATCGATCCGTGCATGTCCGAGGTGTTCACTTGGGCGGACCTGCCGCAGGCGCATATGAAAATGCTGCACAATGAGCACAAACCGGGCAACATGGCCGTGCTTGTTCAGGCCCCCAAGACAGGCCTTCGGACCGTCGAAGATGTGCTGGATGCGAGATAA
- the trpS gene encoding tryptophan--tRNA ligase, whose protein sequence is MTAPIDTRPHTPRVFSGIQPSGGLTLGNYLGAIKRFVAMQESGTPSLYCMVDLHAITVWQDPASLSRATRELCAGFIASGLDPEKSILFNQSQVAEHAQLGWVLSCVARMGWMKRMTQFKDKAGKNAENASLGLFGYPALMAADILIYHATHVPVGEDQKQHLELTRDIAAKFNHDYGVDFFPITEPVIEGAATRVMSLRDGSKKMSKSDPSDMSRINMTDDADTIAKKIRKAKTDAEPLPSELDGLEGRPEARNLVNIYAGLADVSAEDVMREMGGRAFSEFKPALADLAVDKMAPISGEMSRLMQDTGEIDAILARGAADARAIAAPILKRTYEIVGMVGS, encoded by the coding sequence ATGACGGCACCGATTGACACGCGGCCCCATACACCTCGCGTATTTTCCGGCATTCAGCCCTCGGGCGGGCTGACGCTGGGCAATTACCTCGGTGCGATCAAACGCTTTGTCGCGATGCAGGAGAGCGGCACGCCAAGCCTCTATTGCATGGTCGATCTGCATGCGATCACTGTCTGGCAGGACCCTGCAAGCCTCTCGCGCGCCACGCGCGAGCTTTGTGCGGGCTTCATCGCCTCGGGGCTTGATCCGGAAAAGTCCATTCTCTTCAATCAAAGCCAGGTGGCAGAACATGCGCAGCTTGGCTGGGTGCTGAGCTGTGTGGCGCGCATGGGCTGGATGAAGCGGATGACGCAGTTCAAGGACAAGGCGGGCAAGAATGCCGAAAACGCCTCGCTGGGTCTCTTTGGCTATCCCGCGCTCATGGCCGCCGATATCTTGATCTACCACGCGACCCATGTACCCGTGGGCGAGGATCAAAAACAGCATCTGGAGCTGACGCGCGACATCGCGGCGAAGTTCAACCACGACTACGGCGTAGATTTCTTCCCCATCACCGAGCCTGTGATCGAAGGGGCCGCCACACGTGTGATGAGCCTGCGCGACGGATCGAAGAAAATGTCCAAATCTGATCCCTCGGATATGAGCCGGATCAACATGACCGATGATGCCGACACGATCGCCAAGAAAATTCGCAAGGCCAAGACAGACGCAGAGCCGCTGCCCTCCGAGCTGGACGGTCTTGAGGGCCGCCCCGAGGCACGCAATCTGGTGAACATCTACGCAGGCCTCGCCGATGTGAGCGCCGAAGACGTGATGCGCGAGATGGGCGGGCGGGCGTTTTCCGAGTTCAAACCGGCGCTGGCCGATCTGGCTGTGGACAAGATGGCACCCATTTCGGGCGAGATGAGCCGCCTGATGCAGGACACGGGCGAGATCGACGCGATCCTTGCGCGCGGCGCGGCGGATGCACGGGCCATCGCGGCCCCGATCCTCAAGCGGACCTATGAGATCGTGGGCATGGTCGGCAGCTAG